In Falco naumanni isolate bFalNau1 chromosome 5, bFalNau1.pat, whole genome shotgun sequence, the following are encoded in one genomic region:
- the NTF3 gene encoding neurotrophin-3: protein MVTPTTILQVNKVMSILFYVIFLTYLRGIQSTNMDQRSLPEDSINSLIIKLIQADILKNKLSKQMVDIKENYQNTVQKADTQQDMDGDENVKSDFQPVISMDRDLLRQQRRYNSPRVLLSDNTPLEPPPLYLMEDYIGNSVVVNRTSRRKRYAEHKSHRGEYSVCDSESLWVTDKSSAIDIRGHQVTVLGEIKTGNSPVKQYFYETRCKEAKPVKNGCRGIDDKHWNSQCKTSQTYVRALTSENNKLVGWRWIRIDTSCVCALSRKIGRT, encoded by the coding sequence atCTTACAGGTGAACAAGGTGATGTCCATCTTGTTTTATGTGATATTTCTCACTTATCTTCGTGGCATCCAGTCTACCAACATGGATCAAAGGAGTTTGCCAGAAGATTCAATAAATTCTCTTATCATTAAACTCATTCAGgcagacattttgaaaaacaagctTTCTAAGCAGATGGTAGATATTAAGGAAAACTATCAAAACACGGTGCAGAAAGCAGACACTCAGCAAGACATGGATGGAGATGAAAATGTGAAATCAGACTTCCAGCCAGTTATCTCAATGGATAGAGACCTCTTAAGGCAGCAGAGACGCTACAACTCTCCCCGCGTCCTCTTGAGTGACAACACGCCGCTGGAACCACCGCCGCTGTACCTCATGGAGGATTATATTGGAAATTCAGTGGTGGTGAACAGAACCTCTCGGCGGAAAAGGTACGCAGAGCACAAGAGCCACCGAGGGGAATATTCCGTTTGTGACAGTGAAAGTTTATGGGTCACGGACAAATCATCTGCGATCGACATTAGAGGACACCAGGTAACTGTTCTGGGAGAAATTAAAACAGGCAACTCTCCAGTTAAGCAATACTTTTATGAAACGAGGTGTAAAGAAGCCAAGCCTGTAAAAAACGGCTGCCGCGGAATCGACGACAAGCACTGGAACTCCCAATGCAAGACATCCCAAACTTATGTTAGAGCactgacttcagaaaacaataaaCTGGTAGGCTGGAGATGGATAAGAATAGACACCTCCTGTGTGTGTGCGTTGTCAAGGAAAATAGGAAGAACATAA